One region of Carya illinoinensis cultivar Pawnee chromosome 8, C.illinoinensisPawnee_v1, whole genome shotgun sequence genomic DNA includes:
- the LOC122317757 gene encoding uncharacterized protein LOC122317757 yields MSRCYPYPPPGFVKDGGQWIDCIKLQREREKIKTEIQKEKKREKEKRKSDRGKKISTDTGHGKRRKLDYQKCDEQERSKEKSLGAHIQKRIEAEAEQLERSGITDEHEQPTCSINVCSDNLQGSNKRIRDTSPTSGLRSHGTIVRIRLHSKDQDNEKLRFTCGRADDCHAQHKNGSVNFPSQEQGCFTNTKENILAEKLNIRPKKEATCPVPGRHETTTSYKNEIPAESLYRTSIENWVLPPPQYHQGNDFSDDEEWLFKTQRENRYECERYEARNDAIGCRSPMLRPRAYFLPEADVYALPYTVPF; encoded by the exons ATGTCTCGATGCTATCCGTACCCTCCTCCGGGATTTGTGAAGGACGGGGGGCAGTGGATCGATTGTATTAAG CTCCAAAGAGAAAGGGAGAAGATCAAAACAGAAATacagaaagagaagaagagggagaaggagAAAAGGAAATCTGATAGAGGAAAAAAGATATCCACTGATACTGGTCACGGCAAAAGAAGAAAGCTCGATTACCAGAAGTGTGACGAACAGGAGCGAAGTAAAGAAAAGTCGCTAGGTGCTCATATTCAAAAACGAATTGAAGCTGAGGCTGAACAATTGGAAAGGAGTGGTATTACTGATGAACATGAGCAGCCAACCTGTTCCATAAATGTTTGCTCGGACAACCTTCAGGGAAGCAACAAGAGGATAAGGGACACCTCACCGACTAGTGGCCTCCGCAGTCATG GAACCATTGTCCGGATTCGGCTTCATTCAAAGGACCAGGACAATGAGAAGTTACGCTTTACTTGTGGAAGGGCTGATGATTGTCATGCCCAACACAAGAATGGAAGTGTCAATTTTCCTAGTCAAGAACAGGGCTGCTTTACTAACACCAAGGAAAATATACTTGCTGAGAAGCTCAATATTAGGCCAAAAAAAGAAGCAACTTGTCCAGTGCCAGGTAGGCATGAAACAACAACCTCATACAAAAATGAGATTCCGGCAGAATCACTGTATAGAACTTCAATTGAGAACTGGGTCCTACCTCCGCCCCAGTATCATCAGGGAAACGATTTCAGTGATGATGAAGAATGGCTTTTTAAGACGCAGCGGGAAAATAGATATGAGTGTGAAAGATATGAAGCTCGGAACGATGCCATCGGTTGTAGGAGTCCCATGTTGCGGCCACGAGCCTATTTCTTGCCGGAAGCTGACGTGTATGCATTACCCTACACGGTTCCATTTTGA
- the LOC122274348 gene encoding uncharacterized protein LOC122274348 codes for MDKAWMHIEDRLHSTEYAEGVRQFLSMVLTHTPNADQIRCPCRRCRNRAFHSIRIVEDHLFFRGIDPTYTDWIFHGEDDPFLSAALSAEEEADTSANYDYIDDLEEMFDDIRHGSYMDHHSTDDGSIDADDQDQTFDGRTIFNFEELVSDARRPLYPSCTKFSKLSFIVKLLHIKSIGGWTVKSFDMVIKLLQEAFPEASFPDSYNDARRLERGLGFSYEKIHVCPNDCVLFWKENASLNECPKCKASRWEQSTIHQRRLPKKVLRYFPLKPRLQMLYMSKKTAQAMRWHVEGRVEDPTCMRHPSDSRVWKDFDNVHVMFSEDPRNVRLGLASDGFNPFNNMSRPYSIWSVLLVPYNLLSWACMKDPYTMLSLLIPRPKSPGNDIDVFLRPLLDELKELWVEGIRTYDAYSGQDFTLHAALLWTINDFPAYANLSGWSTKGKLACPYCTSDTNSQWLVYGHKQYGSSTMVAPRSHLEMQEKCV; via the coding sequence ATGGATAaggcttggatgcatattgaagatagattgcatTCCACTGAGTATGCTGAAGGGGTTAGACAATTCCTCTCTATGGTGTTAACCCACACTCCTAACGCTGATCAGATTAGGTGTCCATGCAGAAGATGTCGGAATAGAGCTTTCCACTCCATTCGTATAGTCGAGGATCATTTGTTCTTCAGAGGTATTGATCCAACTTATACGGATTGGAtattccatggagaagatgacCCTTTCCTTTCTGCTGCACTCTCTGCCGAGGAAGAAGCTGATACCTCGGCTAACTATGATTATATTGATGATCTAGAAGAGATGTTTGATGACATCCGCCATGGGTCCTATATGGATCATCATTCTACTGATGATGGCTCCATAGATGCCGATGATCAAGATCAGACCTTTGATGGTCGAACTATCTTTAATTTCGAGGAGTTGGTATCTGATGCACGACGCCCACTTTATCCTTCATGTACTAAGTTTTCAAAGCTATCATTCATCGTCAAGCTTCTTCACATAAAGAGTATTGGCGGTTGGACCGTGAAGTCATTTGATATGGTCATAAAGTTATTGCAAGAGGCATTTCCAGAGGCATCTTTCCCTGACTCATATAACGATGCCCGTCGCTTGGAGCGTGGATTGGGGTTTAGTTACGAGAAGATACACGTCTGCCCAAATGATTGTGTCctgttttggaaggaaaatgcatcgTTAAATGAGTGCCCTAAATGTAAAGCTTCTAGGTGGGAACAAAGCACAATTCACCAACGAAGGTTACCAAAAAAAGTTCTCCGATATTTCCCCCTTAAGCCACGATTGCAGATGCTTTATATGTCAAAGAAGACAGCCCAGGCCATGAGATGGCATGTAGAGGGCCGTGTTGAAGATCCTACATGCATGCGACATCCTTCAGATTCTAGGGTTTGGAAGGACTTTGATAACGTACATGTCATGTTTTCTGAAGATCCGAGAAATGTTAGACTTGGTTTGGCAAGTGATGGTTTTAACCCATTCAATAACATGAGTAGGCCGTACAGCATTTGGTCGGTACTTCTTGTGCCTTACAACTTGCTGTCTTGggcatgcatgaaagatccatacacAATGTTATCGTTGCTAATCCCCCGCCCAAAGTCACCAGGTAATGATATTGATGTGTTCTTGCGTCCTCTCCTTGATGAGTTGAAGGAGTTATGGGTAGAGGGTATTCGTACCTATGATGCGTACAGTGGGCAAGACTTTACGTTGCATGCAGCTCTACTTTGGACTATCAATGACTTTCCCGCATATGCCAATCTTTCCGGTTGGAGCACGAAGGGCAAGTTGGCATGCCCGTATTGTACATCTGACACAAATTCTCAATGGTTGGTATATGGCCACAAACAATATGGGTCATCGACGATGGTTGCCCCTAGATCACATTTGGAGATGCAAGAAAAATGCGTTTAA